In the Treponema sp. J25 genome, one interval contains:
- a CDS encoding transglutaminase domain-containing protein produces the protein MFLSLRSKRYPSVIEGISKKEKSSSKVQGKECPFSIIFHSSSEVDKNKKETSPIAVASLFLANLILSYQVELISGILSNLLFFGISHGCALILAVALSHYQRRGKRWQVILVPAVIFIFPFVVRALILFSGLWVSPRTVAYDSLLLYVDVGLFLNIVPFYWNALSLTASLQSRQAHRYCLVALLGIGVLFFFFVPTGGVEVYQFPIIKLIVFSVLLFLIFVGFLFSLPPALQLTSRERWRAMGFAVLGILLVAFLQLKPAEEGTSHQRGGLLQPDLFRFDFSQILKLESEIQLKDDLVLIVHKDDSLDDHIFLRRFILSGYNPKNGFFRDPARDTPEHPQQLPGGEVVLSTKTYENRKKLTQEYFIINFDPQAFIGINQPARITPLKSWKASSFNSAYRVVSEVSEVLPYELSSVEEEVPYQGGGGLSPEEIAWYTEYGEDPRIKALSDTIVGTASGYWDKVQAIYEYLKNGEYRYSLKPGIAPDGDQLGYFLFDVKKGYCSYFAFSMALLLRAQGIPSRVAVGFFIDPQENNFNYYPVRSNMAHAWVEVYFPSFGWIEYDPTTTLLAAGERFNFSFSSHQDQFEKLLGEILSSRDQLVPLQQENSDKASPRASFFHKTLRAIGRRWPYVLGVAYLSLIVFFRFRKRWGYEISQDPRRKALFLKGQVMYLLRLAGYRWEEGAIVAKRGIWHTSRRSLPAPLDVAFPDLENSWERLYFSALPDTEAIKASTNAYRAFQKWYRQYVPWWRRALGFLAPVLALVLPPTAVAGAPPSKTVQPKRKNRLFLFLLLWVPLGLTGSLRELYAQSGESQGEAPSAGYEENVPPPLTAGGDEKDAGSLLRAAQEASEEERWEEALTLLSTGRRRFPQDPRFMIALGDLYYNRNLYALAHKEYQEAYRFAPTDTTLLYQLATVVAHLNDSEGAIRYLKELLQIRPDDRDAINDLGWLYFKTHRLQEGEALLTEAIRRLGGNRHFYMTLATIYSEQYNYEKSKEYYLRAIQEAQRFQNMVFSAVAYYNLSILESRFYQFDRALEWTGASLAAMERASGHLARGELYLRRLDFSRTMADYLSAYELDTTPLSAINLAQVYQVMGRLEEARKYGEHSLAQEDLSWIANYGTDVIRHNREIHRILEDTYRGLYHKKKMLHQWPFVEWVKERYHHYAFALLSIRAAHDYAVQGQSLDANKTYYDAFSDDYPGRALAYLTAAQEEEVAKIPGSLATYLLEEGIVRKDAPRIEAALNALDPLWQRDLIQDGLVKLYELYRRQWAFSRARQIAEDLYALNPGYLLQHGIRLPVRIVFSEDDSGGAQVQGAKQKESRERESIQRSLVKLIKRSNVEVLEDMQVPARFTLFLRPRDSSVEFSLVDALKGTTLQTKTLPFSLSRKGLLGNLIFTASEKEALLAFLFTVPW, from the coding sequence ATGTTTCTTTCCTTACGTTCTAAAAGGTATCCTTCGGTGATCGAAGGGATTTCAAAAAAAGAAAAATCTTCCTCGAAAGTTCAGGGAAAGGAGTGTCCCTTCTCTATTATTTTTCACAGTTCCTCTGAGGTTGATAAAAATAAAAAAGAGACATCCCCGATAGCGGTGGCGTCGCTTTTTCTTGCGAACCTTATACTCAGTTATCAGGTGGAATTAATAAGCGGGATACTTTCAAACCTTCTCTTCTTTGGCATAAGCCATGGATGCGCTCTTATCCTGGCAGTGGCCCTTTCTCATTACCAGCGGCGTGGGAAGCGGTGGCAGGTTATTTTGGTCCCTGCGGTCATCTTTATTTTTCCCTTTGTCGTGCGGGCCCTTATCCTGTTTTCTGGTCTTTGGGTTTCTCCCCGAACGGTGGCCTATGATTCCTTGCTGCTCTATGTGGATGTGGGGCTTTTCCTGAATATTGTTCCCTTCTACTGGAACGCCCTTTCGCTTACCGCCTCACTTCAATCCCGACAGGCCCATCGATATTGCCTTGTGGCCCTTCTGGGAATCGGGGTTTTGTTTTTCTTTTTTGTACCCACGGGCGGTGTCGAAGTATATCAGTTCCCTATCATCAAATTGATAGTTTTTTCGGTGCTTCTGTTTCTTATCTTTGTGGGTTTTCTTTTTTCTTTGCCTCCTGCTTTGCAATTGACCTCTCGAGAACGGTGGAGGGCCATGGGTTTTGCGGTTCTAGGTATTCTGCTTGTAGCGTTTCTTCAGCTTAAACCCGCAGAAGAAGGGACTTCTCATCAAAGAGGGGGCTTGCTCCAGCCGGACCTGTTTCGTTTTGATTTCTCCCAGATCTTAAAATTAGAAAGTGAAATCCAGCTGAAAGATGACCTGGTCCTTATCGTCCATAAGGACGATTCCCTGGATGATCATATTTTTTTACGCCGTTTTATTTTATCGGGCTATAACCCCAAAAATGGATTTTTCCGGGATCCTGCTCGGGATACTCCGGAACATCCCCAGCAACTTCCCGGTGGGGAAGTAGTTCTTTCCACAAAGACCTATGAAAACCGAAAGAAACTGACCCAGGAATATTTTATCATCAATTTTGATCCCCAGGCTTTTATTGGGATAAACCAGCCCGCCCGTATCACGCCCCTTAAAAGCTGGAAGGCCAGTAGTTTTAATAGCGCCTATCGAGTGGTAAGCGAAGTAAGCGAAGTCCTGCCCTATGAACTTTCGTCGGTGGAGGAAGAAGTTCCCTATCAAGGGGGGGGAGGCCTTTCTCCAGAAGAGATTGCCTGGTATACGGAGTATGGAGAGGACCCCCGCATAAAAGCCCTCAGCGATACGATTGTGGGTACTGCTTCTGGATACTGGGATAAGGTGCAGGCGATTTACGAGTATCTAAAAAACGGAGAGTATCGGTATAGCCTTAAACCGGGGATTGCCCCTGATGGGGACCAACTGGGGTATTTCCTTTTTGACGTTAAGAAAGGGTACTGTTCCTATTTTGCCTTTTCTATGGCCCTTTTGTTGCGAGCCCAGGGAATCCCGAGCCGGGTAGCGGTGGGATTTTTTATCGATCCCCAGGAGAATAACTTTAACTATTACCCCGTGCGATCGAACATGGCGCACGCCTGGGTAGAGGTGTATTTTCCCTCCTTTGGGTGGATAGAGTACGACCCCACCACAACTCTTCTTGCTGCGGGGGAACGCTTCAATTTTTCATTTTCGAGCCATCAGGATCAATTTGAAAAACTGTTGGGTGAAATTCTTTCTTCCCGGGATCAACTGGTTCCGTTACAACAGGAGAATAGCGACAAGGCTTCCCCCCGGGCTTCTTTTTTCCACAAAACCCTGCGAGCCATAGGGCGCCGGTGGCCCTATGTGCTCGGTGTTGCGTACCTCTCTCTCATCGTATTTTTCCGTTTCAGGAAGCGATGGGGCTATGAGATAAGCCAGGACCCGCGACGGAAAGCCCTCTTCCTTAAAGGACAGGTGATGTACCTTCTTAGGTTGGCGGGTTATCGATGGGAAGAGGGGGCTATCGTTGCGAAAAGGGGGATCTGGCATACCTCCCGGCGGTCTCTGCCAGCACCTTTGGATGTTGCTTTTCCAGACCTGGAAAATTCTTGGGAAAGGCTTTATTTTTCTGCTTTGCCTGATACGGAAGCAATCAAAGCCAGTACCAATGCCTACAGGGCATTCCAGAAGTGGTATCGTCAATATGTTCCCTGGTGGCGTCGGGCCCTTGGATTTCTGGCCCCGGTGCTTGCGCTGGTGTTGCCGCCGACAGCCGTGGCGGGGGCTCCCCCATCAAAGACGGTTCAACCTAAACGGAAAAATCGACTCTTTCTTTTCCTACTGCTATGGGTGCCCCTGGGGCTTACCGGCAGCTTGAGAGAGCTCTATGCCCAGTCGGGAGAGAGCCAGGGAGAAGCGCCTTCGGCAGGATATGAGGAAAATGTTCCTCCTCCCCTTACGGCTGGAGGGGATGAAAAGGATGCAGGGTCTCTTTTAAGGGCAGCCCAGGAAGCTTCCGAGGAAGAGCGCTGGGAAGAGGCCCTTACCTTGCTTTCCACGGGAAGAAGGCGTTTCCCCCAGGATCCACGTTTTATGATTGCCCTGGGAGATCTGTACTATAACCGTAATCTGTACGCCCTTGCCCATAAGGAATACCAGGAGGCCTACCGTTTTGCTCCCACTGATACTACCCTCCTGTATCAGCTTGCCACCGTTGTCGCCCATTTGAATGATAGCGAAGGAGCCATACGGTACTTAAAAGAACTGTTGCAAATACGACCCGATGATCGGGATGCCATTAATGACCTGGGGTGGTTATATTTTAAAACCCATCGGTTGCAGGAAGGGGAGGCCCTGCTTACCGAAGCTATTCGGCGGCTCGGCGGGAACCGTCATTTTTACATGACCCTGGCAACGATTTATTCTGAGCAGTATAACTACGAAAAATCAAAGGAATACTATTTACGGGCCATTCAAGAGGCCCAACGGTTCCAGAATATGGTGTTCAGTGCGGTGGCCTATTACAACCTATCTATTCTGGAATCTCGATTCTATCAATTTGATAGGGCCCTGGAATGGACGGGAGCTTCCCTGGCGGCGATGGAACGGGCCTCGGGACATCTTGCCCGGGGAGAATTGTACCTCCGTCGCCTCGATTTTTCCCGTACCATGGCGGATTACTTGAGTGCCTATGAGTTAGACACCACCCCCCTTTCGGCAATCAATCTTGCTCAGGTGTATCAGGTCATGGGGCGTCTTGAGGAGGCGCGGAAGTATGGGGAACATAGCCTTGCGCAGGAGGACCTTTCCTGGATAGCTAACTACGGAACCGACGTCATACGGCACAACAGAGAAATTCACCGGATTCTAGAGGATACCTACCGGGGCCTGTATCATAAAAAGAAGATGCTCCATCAATGGCCCTTTGTCGAATGGGTCAAGGAACGATATCATCATTATGCTTTTGCCCTCTTATCGATAAGGGCTGCGCACGATTATGCGGTTCAAGGTCAAAGCCTCGACGCGAATAAAACCTACTATGATGCCTTTTCCGATGACTATCCGGGACGGGCCCTTGCCTATCTTACGGCTGCCCAGGAAGAGGAGGTGGCAAAAATCCCCGGGAGCTTAGCTACCTATCTCTTAGAGGAAGGAATCGTCCGGAAAGATGCTCCGCGGATTGAGGCGGCCCTGAACGCCCTGGATCCCCTCTGGCAGCGGGACCTTATTCAGGATGGTCTCGTAAAACTTTATGAACTGTATCGACGGCAATGGGCTTTCTCCAGGGCTCGCCAGATTGCAGAGGACCTGTATGCGCTGAATCCGGGATATCTGTTGCAACACGGCATTCGTTTACCCGTGCGGATTGTTTTCTCTGAGGATGATTCTGGGGGTGCGCAAGTACAGGGGGCGAAGCAAAAAGAATCAAGGGAGCGAGAGAGCATCCAGCGTTCTTTAGTAAAACTTATTAAGAGAAGTAATGTGGAAGTGCTGGAGGATATGCAGGTCCCCGCCCGGTTCACGCTTTTTTTGCGTCCCCGTGACTCCTCTGTGGAGTTTAGCCTTGTTGATGCCTTGAAAGGCACCACCCTGCAGACGAAGACCCTTCCTTTCTCTTTGTCTCGCAAGGGCCTTTTGGGCAATCTGATTTTTACCGCCTCCGAAAAGGAAGCCCTCCTGGCCTTTTTGTTTACCGTACCATGGTAG